The Paenibacillus sp. RUD330 genome has a segment encoding these proteins:
- a CDS encoding AraC family transcriptional regulator, which yields MYRYQASDAMLNSRIMEAIHPNARFVIYYWGADERLHSNPIHKHSFFEACYVLGGTGTYTDNGRTYALKSGTLFLSRPGATHQILTEDGLSLLFVAFEPDEARTDPDTLSAFRALADAERVCVEDGSRTPTALLWESLLLRDEERHNLPESAVAPAASALLLSFLGLFGEQSSSLKAGMPRDNMVLRRAKLYIRDNLSKPLPLPEMAAMLNVSERHLSRLFSGGIHESFTGYIRRERVREAARLLNESELPIKEIAEMAGFSSVHYFSRTFASMMHAPPGVFRRRARSASSAHAE from the coding sequence ATGTACCGATATCAGGCAAGCGATGCCATGCTGAACAGCCGGATCATGGAAGCGATCCATCCCAATGCCCGCTTTGTCATTTACTATTGGGGAGCCGACGAGCGGCTGCACAGCAATCCGATTCACAAGCATTCCTTTTTCGAGGCTTGTTATGTGCTCGGCGGGACGGGTACCTATACGGACAATGGAAGGACATACGCGCTGAAGAGCGGAACGCTGTTTCTCTCCCGTCCCGGCGCGACGCATCAAATTCTCACGGAAGATGGCCTCAGCCTTCTATTTGTCGCTTTCGAGCCCGATGAAGCCAGAACAGATCCGGACACGCTATCCGCCTTCCGCGCTCTGGCCGATGCTGAGCGAGTCTGCGTAGAGGACGGCTCCCGCACGCCGACCGCGCTGCTCTGGGAATCGCTTCTGCTCCGCGATGAGGAGCGGCACAATCTTCCGGAAAGCGCGGTTGCGCCAGCCGCTTCCGCGCTTCTGCTGTCTTTCCTTGGGCTGTTCGGAGAGCAATCATCCTCGCTCAAGGCCGGCATGCCGCGCGACAACATGGTTCTGCGCCGGGCCAAGCTCTACATCCGAGACAATCTGTCGAAGCCTCTCCCGCTGCCTGAGATGGCGGCGATGCTCAATGTGTCCGAACGCCATCTGTCCAGGCTGTTCTCAGGCGGCATCCACGAGAGCTTCACCGGTTATATCCGCCGGGAGCGCGTGCGCGAGGCGGCACGCCTGCTGAACGAATCCGAGCTGCCGATCAAAGAAATTGCCGAGATGGCCGGCTTTTCTTCCGTCCACTATTTCTCCCGCACGTTCGCGTCCATGATGCATGCTCCGCCTGGCGTATTCCGCCGGCGAGCCCGATCGGCGAGTTCCGCGCATGCCGAATAA
- a CDS encoding AraC family transcriptional regulator, which translates to MAQQSVAVTPAHLFFDDNRPYYINRVSESFELQLHRHEFTEICLVMEGAGVHYIGEQSMDVHAGDVFVLPLGTPHVFRPRSTSSRYPLMIGNFILVPGQAEAALSSFPGLEELQSARKALNLLPGSPEWFRLRDDRGVIRRIMEEGLEVLRDKRPGGTAQLHALFILLLAELEEHCRGGAKSHSLGSRSRPGIEAVIRKLRSDPGIPFRAEELAGEAGLSVRHFHRLFAETAGKPFSRFVQELRIREACRLLRSTAMGVEQIAEACGYQDRSFFTVLFRRHTGLSPREYRERRQPRSTQQADLERCAEK; encoded by the coding sequence ATGGCGCAGCAGTCGGTTGCGGTCACTCCGGCGCATCTGTTCTTCGACGACAATCGGCCTTACTATATCAACCGGGTATCGGAGTCGTTCGAGCTGCAGCTGCATCGGCATGAATTCACGGAGATTTGCCTGGTTATGGAGGGAGCTGGAGTGCATTATATCGGGGAGCAGTCCATGGATGTGCACGCCGGAGATGTCTTTGTCCTGCCGCTGGGTACCCCCCATGTGTTCCGGCCGAGATCGACATCGTCCAGGTATCCGCTCATGATCGGCAACTTCATCCTTGTTCCCGGGCAGGCGGAGGCAGCGCTGAGCAGCTTCCCGGGGCTGGAGGAGCTGCAGTCGGCCCGGAAGGCGCTCAATCTGCTGCCCGGCTCTCCGGAATGGTTCCGGCTGCGGGATGACAGGGGCGTCATCCGCCGCATCATGGAGGAAGGGCTGGAGGTGCTGCGGGATAAGCGGCCGGGAGGGACGGCACAGCTGCATGCTCTGTTCATCCTTCTGCTGGCGGAGCTGGAGGAGCACTGCCGTGGCGGGGCGAAAAGCCATAGCCTGGGCAGCAGGAGCCGCCCCGGAATCGAAGCCGTTATCCGCAAGCTGCGCAGCGATCCCGGCATCCCGTTCCGGGCGGAGGAGCTTGCCGGCGAGGCGGGACTTAGCGTCCGCCATTTCCACCGGCTGTTCGCCGAAACGGCCGGCAAGCCCTTCAGCCGCTTCGTGCAGGAGCTGCGCATCCGCGAAGCATGCCGCTTGCTCCGGAGTACCGCGATGGGCGTGGAGCAGATCGCGGAGGCATGCGGGTACCAGGACCGCAGCTTCTTCACGGTGCTGTTCCGGCGCCATACAGGGCTGAGCCCGCGGGAGTATCGGGAACGGCGGCAGCCCCGTTCGACTCAGCAGGCGGATCTTGAACGATGTGCCGAGAAATAA
- a CDS encoding glycoside hydrolase family 78 protein — MTERTWQAKWIWGGLEASPRNEWRCFRRSFDHPSSAEKEAALHISADSRYVLYVNGALAGRGPVRSWPEEQSYDSYDIGRLLNPGCRNTIAVLVLHFGISNFCYLRGQGGLIAELETPRGISLATGEEWDTALLGGQLPSSPRMSCQQAFAEVIDARGQDEGWMTGASRLMAWSSAAAVCAAGEGPWKKLVSRDIPFLTEEIRYPARIAGLRRVKPPAFMAAIDLRTIMVPDSVGHANPVSYCGFLASVLQLEDKGRVTIGFPGGARPGGILVDGVPIVAHRGVQPERYYDLELAAGTHTLLIDVTSGDHGSSFHLGVDAEVPFALAAPSQTPGGELYSASATGSPAADVISMPAPFAAIGPFDAVKHVDHQEGRELDTDHLLYVRLKEGAVAMDDPELKGWLRGIDPRLITGQDAFGLSVWQREQERLAVPASLQNAVLPVPEPAELPLFPGWDCELVIDLGEQRSGFIGFELDAAAGTVVDIYGIEHIRHGFRQHTYGLDNTLRYICREGRQSYLSPVRRGCRYLILTLRAADRPVLLQEIHFRQSSYPAADNGSFRCSDALLNEIWSISRRTTRLCMEDTFVDCPSYEQVFWVGDARNEALVNYYVFGSTEIVKRCLNLVPGSASDTPLYLDQVPSGWSSVIPNWTFFWIIACEEFVEHTADMEFAREILPHVRRTIEAYSSRIDSSGLLNMRGWNLLDWAPIDQPGEGIVTHQNLFMIKALRQAARLAETAGEAGTAHGWRELASSLQAAVNESLWDERQQAYLDCIHADGRRSSIFSMQTQVAAYLCEAAEGERLAALERYLAEPPAQWVQIGSPFMSFFYYEALSKLGRHELMLDDIRLNYGRMLEHGATTCWEMYPDFAENRANPDLLTRSHCHAWSAAPGYFLGASILGVRKLSAGWRSVEIAPQPAGLSWAEGIMPLPDGGEISVSWRVAGNSISLRAEAPSDIAIQVRWPEGHTGKVEHLKTARM; from the coding sequence ATGACCGAACGCACTTGGCAAGCCAAATGGATATGGGGAGGCTTGGAGGCGAGTCCGCGGAATGAGTGGCGCTGCTTCCGCCGCAGCTTCGACCACCCGTCCTCTGCGGAGAAGGAAGCCGCCCTCCACATCAGCGCCGACTCCCGCTACGTCCTCTATGTGAACGGCGCCCTGGCCGGCCGCGGACCGGTGAGGTCCTGGCCGGAGGAGCAGTCCTACGACAGCTACGATATCGGCCGCCTGCTGAATCCCGGCTGTCGGAACACGATTGCCGTGCTTGTGCTCCACTTCGGCATCTCGAACTTCTGCTACCTGCGCGGGCAAGGCGGTCTCATCGCGGAGCTCGAGACGCCCCGCGGGATCAGCCTGGCTACCGGCGAGGAATGGGATACCGCCCTGCTGGGAGGCCAGCTGCCCAGCTCGCCGCGGATGTCCTGCCAGCAGGCGTTCGCCGAGGTCATCGATGCCCGCGGGCAGGACGAGGGCTGGATGACGGGAGCATCCCGGCTCATGGCCTGGTCGTCTGCGGCAGCTGTCTGCGCTGCCGGAGAAGGGCCATGGAAAAAGCTCGTTTCCCGCGACATCCCGTTCTTGACGGAAGAGATCCGCTATCCTGCCCGGATTGCCGGTCTGCGCCGAGTCAAGCCTCCTGCCTTCATGGCTGCCATCGACCTGCGGACAATCATGGTTCCGGACAGTGTCGGCCACGCCAACCCCGTAAGCTATTGCGGATTTCTCGCCTCTGTCCTGCAGCTTGAGGACAAGGGCCGTGTCACGATCGGGTTCCCCGGAGGAGCGCGGCCTGGGGGCATTCTCGTGGACGGCGTCCCCATCGTTGCGCACCGGGGCGTCCAGCCGGAACGCTATTACGATCTGGAGCTTGCAGCCGGAACCCATACGCTGCTCATCGACGTCACCTCCGGCGACCATGGAAGCAGCTTCCATCTCGGCGTGGATGCGGAGGTGCCGTTCGCTTTGGCGGCTCCGTCCCAAACGCCCGGAGGAGAGCTGTATTCCGCTTCTGCTACAGGCTCACCAGCGGCGGATGTGATTTCCATGCCAGCTCCGTTTGCCGCAATCGGACCGTTCGACGCTGTCAAGCATGTCGATCATCAAGAAGGCAGAGAGCTGGACACGGATCATCTCCTCTATGTGCGGCTCAAGGAAGGCGCGGTAGCGATGGACGATCCCGAGCTGAAAGGCTGGCTTCGCGGCATCGATCCCCGCCTGATTACCGGGCAGGATGCCTTCGGGCTCAGCGTCTGGCAGCGCGAGCAGGAGCGGCTGGCCGTGCCGGCCTCGCTCCAGAACGCCGTGCTGCCTGTGCCGGAGCCGGCCGAGCTGCCGCTGTTCCCGGGCTGGGACTGCGAGCTTGTCATCGATCTCGGCGAGCAACGCTCCGGCTTCATCGGCTTCGAGCTGGATGCTGCGGCTGGTACGGTCGTGGATATTTACGGTATCGAGCATATTCGGCATGGCTTCCGGCAGCATACGTACGGACTGGACAACACGCTGCGCTACATATGCCGCGAAGGCAGGCAGAGTTATCTGTCCCCCGTCCGCCGGGGCTGCCGCTACCTGATCCTGACCCTAAGAGCGGCAGATCGTCCCGTCCTGCTGCAGGAGATTCATTTCCGTCAAAGCTCTTATCCCGCAGCAGACAACGGCAGCTTCCGCTGCTCGGATGCCCTTCTGAACGAGATCTGGAGCATCAGCCGCCGGACGACGAGGCTCTGCATGGAAGATACGTTCGTCGATTGCCCTTCGTACGAGCAGGTGTTCTGGGTAGGCGACGCGCGCAACGAGGCGCTGGTCAACTACTATGTGTTCGGATCGACAGAGATCGTGAAGCGCTGCCTGAACCTCGTCCCGGGGTCCGCCTCCGATACGCCGCTGTATCTGGACCAGGTGCCGAGCGGCTGGAGCAGCGTCATTCCCAACTGGACGTTCTTCTGGATCATCGCCTGCGAGGAGTTCGTGGAGCATACGGCGGACATGGAATTTGCCCGCGAGATCCTGCCGCATGTCCGCCGGACGATCGAGGCCTATTCCTCCCGCATTGACAGCTCAGGACTGCTGAACATGCGGGGCTGGAACCTGCTCGACTGGGCTCCGATCGACCAGCCCGGCGAGGGCATCGTCACCCATCAGAACCTGTTCATGATCAAGGCGCTTCGCCAGGCGGCCCGGCTGGCCGAAACCGCAGGCGAAGCCGGCACGGCCCATGGATGGCGGGAGCTAGCGTCGTCCCTGCAGGCCGCTGTCAACGAGAGCCTCTGGGATGAGCGGCAGCAGGCCTATCTGGACTGCATCCATGCCGACGGCAGGCGGTCATCCATCTTCAGCATGCAGACTCAAGTCGCCGCCTACCTGTGCGAGGCGGCGGAAGGAGAGCGCTTGGCCGCTCTGGAGCGATACCTGGCGGAGCCGCCGGCTCAATGGGTCCAGATCGGCAGCCCGTTCATGAGCTTCTTCTATTATGAAGCGCTCTCCAAGCTGGGCCGCCATGAGCTCATGCTGGACGACATCCGCCTCAACTATGGCCGGATGCTGGAGCATGGTGCGACGACCTGCTGGGAGATGTATCCCGATTTCGCGGAGAACCGCGCCAATCCCGATCTGCTTACCCGCAGCCACTGCCATGCCTGGTCGGCCGCTCCCGGATATTTCCTCGGCGCGTCCATTCTTGGCGTCCGCAAGCTGTCGGCAGGCTGGCGTTCCGTTGAGATCGCGCCCCAGCCCGCAGGCCTGAGCTGGGCCGAAGGCATCATGCCGCTGCCGGACGGCGGCGAGATCAGCGTCAGCTGGCGGGTTGCAGGGAATTCGATTTCACTTCGGGCGGAAGCTCCATCCGATATCGCCATTCAGGTGCGATGGCCGGAAGGCCATACCGGTAAGGTGGAGCATTTGAAGACGGCGCGGATGTGA
- a CDS encoding copper amine oxidase N-terminal domain-containing protein produces the protein MRESGWNKIRKASLFGLCLLMLTAAGCQAVGGLDMNGAIAKSFATQSSESRGSLMLSVDFSRFAYEDVSARNKQAMKLLENLQVRIDSWKLENEKRQSLDGAMLLGSRSIGFSAQVDEQQAVIRLEGLKKPLVIAMDEEDYSYGDSFSASAVGIGGSADPLQSALIGRELVDKAGGFWISKLPNPERLSVLPVSAAVYGGGQASWKVTTEWQGMELWGWLKKYVTELASDRSGLNESMSALYDVMLAHPELGAADDNGEPLSAAGKEELVANAVESISDGLASGLDSMDQAEEEGDLEKLFTKGSSLKAELLLDSSLHIRSLKAAAVWQPEQATVEREKLPINGISLVIQREQWRIDEEVAADKPDAGKDSWTSDRWADAPSFRIMQDFDKGSAAYEILKNELQAGRQRAMFYPFGPDSFILTASGQSLVPLRSVAERMGGTVAYDSSKKKWSLQDPATGKTAWFQKDSRSIQISGKSSELSYPASVVRGSLYVPARDIARFLGASISVEKESYTQYVALEREVG, from the coding sequence ATGAGAGAGTCAGGATGGAACAAAATCCGGAAAGCGTCCCTGTTCGGCCTATGCTTGCTCATGCTGACAGCCGCAGGCTGTCAGGCGGTTGGAGGCCTGGATATGAACGGCGCGATCGCAAAATCGTTTGCGACGCAATCCAGCGAAAGCCGGGGAAGCTTGATGCTGAGCGTGGATTTCAGCCGTTTCGCCTATGAAGATGTCAGCGCCCGCAACAAGCAGGCAATGAAGCTGCTGGAAAATCTGCAGGTACGCATCGATTCATGGAAACTCGAGAACGAAAAGCGTCAATCGCTTGACGGCGCGATGCTCTTAGGAAGCCGCAGCATCGGCTTTTCCGCGCAAGTGGATGAACAGCAAGCCGTTATCCGACTCGAAGGACTGAAAAAGCCCTTGGTCATCGCTATGGACGAAGAGGATTACAGCTATGGCGATAGCTTCAGCGCTTCCGCTGTCGGAATCGGCGGCTCGGCTGACCCGCTGCAATCCGCGCTGATCGGCCGCGAGCTGGTGGATAAGGCAGGAGGATTCTGGATCTCCAAGCTGCCGAATCCCGAGCGCCTCTCCGTGCTTCCGGTATCCGCTGCCGTATATGGCGGAGGCCAGGCAAGCTGGAAGGTAACGACAGAGTGGCAGGGCATGGAGCTTTGGGGCTGGCTCAAAAAATATGTGACGGAATTGGCGTCGGACCGCAGCGGCCTGAATGAGTCCATGAGCGCCCTGTACGATGTCATGCTGGCGCATCCCGAGCTTGGAGCGGCCGATGACAACGGCGAGCCTCTGTCCGCTGCCGGGAAGGAAGAGCTTGTCGCCAACGCTGTCGAGTCCATCAGCGACGGCCTTGCATCCGGCCTGGACAGCATGGATCAGGCGGAGGAGGAAGGGGATCTCGAGAAACTGTTTACGAAGGGCTCCTCGCTCAAGGCAGAGCTGCTGCTGGATTCCTCGCTGCATATCCGCAGCTTGAAAGCGGCTGCCGTATGGCAGCCGGAGCAAGCCACCGTGGAGCGGGAGAAGCTTCCCATCAACGGAATCAGCCTGGTCATCCAGCGGGAACAGTGGCGTATCGATGAAGAGGTGGCTGCGGACAAGCCGGATGCCGGCAAGGACAGCTGGACATCGGATCGCTGGGCGGACGCCCCGAGCTTCCGGATCATGCAGGACTTCGATAAAGGAAGCGCCGCCTACGAGATTCTCAAAAACGAGCTGCAAGCCGGACGGCAAAGAGCCATGTTCTATCCGTTCGGACCGGATTCGTTCATCCTGACGGCATCCGGCCAATCTCTGGTGCCTCTGAGAAGCGTCGCGGAACGCATGGGAGGAACGGTCGCGTACGATTCCTCGAAGAAGAAATGGAGCCTGCAGGATCCAGCGACCGGCAAGACGGCTTGGTTCCAAAAAGACAGCCGGTCGATTCAGATCAGCGGGAAGAGCTCAGAGCTGTCCTATCCGGCAAGCGTCGTGAGGGGCAGCCTGTACGTCCCGGCGAGGGATATTGCCCGCTTCCTCGGAGCCTCGATAAGCGTCGAGAAAGAAAGCTACACCCAATATGTCGCGCTTGAGCGCGAGGTCGGCTGA
- a CDS encoding MFS transporter — MKSDRRIWTGVRLSPKALMRWSTGLERLWTKPFLLMTIGNLFLFVAFYMLYPTLPLFIQQFGGSETQVGLAMGAFMLSAVVFRPIVGGLLDRFGRRPFIIWGMLFFTLAMYLYTWAGGMAGLMGLRILHGMTWAVSTTAAITAATDMIPAERRGEGIGWFSTSMTLAMAIGPMAGLWTAESLSYDSLFLFAAGLSAAAMLLMAGVKMPVRARAASKRIEWIEKPVLPIAVSVFFLFVAYGGITTFVPLFAASIQLNSGAFFLAYAAALALIRPFAGKLSDRRGEAFVLVPAILLTVCALIVLSLSTGLAGVLVSAVLYGVGFGSAQPALQAAALRWARPDRAGAANATLSTANDLGIGLGAIMLGWISQQLSFQALFAVSAVSAAFALIFFIAFRKRSSTRQPANADAVPFESD; from the coding sequence ATGAAGTCGGACCGCCGGATCTGGACGGGGGTCCGTCTTTCTCCTAAAGCGCTTATGAGGTGGAGTACCGGCTTGGAGCGACTATGGACGAAACCCTTTCTTCTGATGACTATCGGAAATCTCTTTCTTTTTGTCGCCTTTTATATGCTGTATCCGACGCTGCCGCTGTTCATACAACAGTTCGGGGGCAGCGAAACGCAGGTAGGTTTGGCGATGGGCGCGTTCATGCTGTCCGCCGTTGTATTTCGTCCGATCGTCGGGGGGCTGCTGGACCGGTTCGGCCGGCGGCCGTTCATCATCTGGGGAATGCTGTTTTTCACTCTGGCTATGTATTTGTATACATGGGCGGGAGGGATGGCCGGGTTGATGGGGCTCAGAATTTTGCATGGCATGACTTGGGCGGTGTCAACGACTGCTGCCATTACGGCTGCGACCGACATGATTCCGGCCGAACGCCGCGGGGAAGGCATAGGCTGGTTCAGTACTTCCATGACGTTGGCCATGGCGATCGGACCGATGGCTGGCCTTTGGACTGCGGAGAGCTTGTCGTACGATTCGCTGTTTCTATTCGCCGCCGGCCTTTCGGCCGCAGCGATGCTGCTTATGGCAGGGGTGAAGATGCCTGTTCGAGCGCGGGCGGCCTCAAAAAGAATCGAGTGGATTGAAAAGCCGGTTTTGCCTATCGCTGTATCCGTCTTTTTTCTGTTTGTCGCTTACGGCGGCATTACGACGTTTGTTCCGCTGTTCGCCGCCTCTATTCAACTCAATTCCGGGGCATTCTTTCTGGCCTATGCCGCAGCGCTGGCGCTGATCCGTCCCTTTGCCGGAAAGCTGTCGGATCGGCGCGGGGAGGCTTTCGTCCTTGTACCTGCGATTCTCCTGACGGTTTGCGCCTTGATCGTCTTGAGCCTTTCGACCGGCTTGGCCGGCGTTCTCGTATCGGCTGTGCTGTATGGGGTCGGCTTCGGCTCGGCGCAGCCGGCGCTTCAAGCGGCAGCGCTGCGTTGGGCGCGGCCGGATCGTGCAGGAGCTGCGAATGCGACTTTATCGACCGCCAACGATCTCGGCATCGGGTTGGGAGCGATTATGCTCGGCTGGATTTCCCAGCAACTGAGCTTCCAGGCGCTGTTCGCGGTCAGCGCCGTGTCTGCTGCTTTTGCCTTGATCTTTTTCATTGCTTTCCGGAAACGTTCCTCAACCAGACAGCCGGCAAATGCCGATGCCGTCCCTTTTGAATCCGATTGA
- a CDS encoding aldo/keto reductase — MDYAKLGNTGMDVSRICLGCMGFGIAERGHHQWVLDEERSRPVIKQALELGINFFDTANVYADGTSEEIVGRALKDYANRDEVVLATKVHFRMHPGPNGAGLSRKSIMSEIDKSLKRLGTDYVDLYQIHRWDPHTPIEETMEALHDVVKAGKARYIGASAMYAWQFSKALHVARSNGWTRFVSMQNHLNLIYREEEREMLPLCKEEKIGVIPYSPLAGGRLTRDPRQSTHRSETDSIAKQKYDATSDADRSVIDQVAALAERHGVPRVQIALAWLLQKQPVTAPIVGATKISHLEDAAAALSVSLTPEEVASLEEPYVPHRLVGHH; from the coding sequence ATGGACTATGCGAAACTTGGAAATACCGGCATGGATGTATCCCGGATTTGCCTGGGCTGCATGGGCTTTGGAATTGCCGAGCGCGGACATCATCAATGGGTGCTGGACGAAGAGAGGAGCCGGCCCGTGATCAAGCAGGCCCTGGAGCTCGGCATCAACTTTTTCGATACGGCCAATGTGTATGCGGACGGGACGAGCGAGGAGATCGTCGGTCGGGCTCTGAAGGATTATGCCAACCGAGATGAGGTTGTCCTGGCGACGAAGGTCCATTTCCGCATGCATCCAGGTCCGAACGGGGCTGGACTTTCCCGGAAGTCGATCATGAGTGAAATCGATAAGAGCCTGAAGCGGCTTGGAACCGATTACGTGGACCTGTACCAGATTCACCGCTGGGATCCCCATACGCCCATCGAAGAAACGATGGAAGCGCTGCATGACGTCGTCAAGGCGGGAAAGGCCAGATACATAGGCGCATCCGCTATGTATGCCTGGCAGTTTTCCAAAGCGCTGCATGTCGCCCGGAGCAATGGCTGGACCCGGTTTGTGTCCATGCAGAATCATTTGAACCTCATCTATCGCGAAGAGGAGCGGGAGATGCTTCCGCTCTGCAAGGAAGAGAAAATCGGCGTCATTCCTTACAGCCCGCTCGCCGGAGGAAGATTGACACGAGATCCTCGGCAAAGCACGCATCGATCCGAAACCGATTCGATCGCGAAGCAGAAATACGATGCGACATCGGATGCGGATCGATCGGTCATCGATCAGGTCGCGGCTCTCGCCGAACGGCACGGCGTTCCCCGCGTCCAAATCGCGCTAGCCTGGCTGCTGCAGAAGCAGCCCGTAACCGCTCCCATCGTCGGCGCGACGAAAATATCGCATCTCGAGGACGCTGCAGCCGCCCTGTCGGTCAGCTTGACGCCCGAAGAAGTGGCTTCGCTGGAGGAACCCTATGTGCCTCACCGGCTTGTCGGCCATCACTAA
- a CDS encoding ABC transporter permease subunit — MNRFVLSIPMVFILVLIMAALPLLLQPDGSHSIRLDWPQSAASMKDYVSGIATGESFRFLSGQNTLSFWEQVGSYFSISFGYLACGALIGTTIGVLIGVYFSLSRAEWLKRIVEFSGAMPDFVSILLLQFLVVFVASKTGVVLFQIATLSVKEPAVVLPLASSILIPASYMIRNVTMQMTYTLAEDYIGFAKARGLRKLYIVFYHALPNVLPFIRADLHKFLGILIGNIFIVEYLYNLHGLTMLLFSNVYSSGGYQFPLVVNGLLSLLVLYAVIYALLKTYLWGWEKVLSR; from the coding sequence ATGAACCGATTTGTTTTAAGCATTCCAATGGTCTTCATCCTCGTCTTGATCATGGCTGCGCTGCCTCTCTTGCTGCAGCCGGACGGGAGCCACTCCATCCGGCTCGATTGGCCTCAGAGCGCGGCAAGCATGAAGGACTATGTTTCCGGCATCGCGACCGGCGAATCCTTCCGGTTCCTATCCGGACAGAACACGCTCTCCTTCTGGGAGCAGGTCGGAAGCTACTTTAGCATTTCATTCGGCTATCTCGCATGCGGCGCTCTGATCGGCACGACGATAGGCGTCCTGATCGGAGTCTATTTCTCGTTGTCCCGTGCGGAATGGCTGAAGCGGATCGTGGAGTTTTCGGGGGCGATGCCCGATTTCGTATCCATCCTCCTTCTTCAGTTTCTGGTCGTATTCGTAGCGTCGAAAACCGGAGTCGTCCTTTTTCAAATCGCGACCTTATCGGTCAAAGAGCCTGCGGTCGTGCTTCCCCTCGCATCGTCGATTCTCATTCCGGCCAGCTATATGATCCGAAACGTAACGATGCAGATGACGTATACGCTGGCCGAAGATTATATCGGCTTTGCCAAAGCCCGCGGATTGAGGAAGCTCTACATCGTCTTCTATCACGCTCTTCCCAATGTGCTTCCTTTCATAAGAGCGGATCTGCATAAGTTTCTGGGGATTCTGATCGGGAATATCTTCATCGTGGAGTATTTGTATAATCTGCACGGCCTGACGATGCTCTTGTTCAGCAATGTCTACTCATCGGGCGGCTACCAATTCCCGCTTGTGGTGAACGGACTGCTCTCGCTGCTGGTTCTTTATGCCGTTATTTACGCGTTGCTGAAAACTTATCTATGGGGATGGGAAAAGGTGTTGTCTCGATGA
- a CDS encoding ABC transporter permease subunit: MNKTLLAGLVLTTAIIGAAIFGPFFIQHELDEPLKIHYAVDSSGKGTIVAPPLAPGKEYPLGTDFYGYDLMTRILVGAKYTIFLAVSIAFARVFFGGITGMLLGYFAQKSAKRRKPATAWKLLNGIPIFLVVWLLLAGLSINSSLSPILLCVVMGIVLAAIGIPSIVISIKEKTELIREKPFILAARSIGTGHRKMIGAHLFPHLKDSFLILIVQEVVLVLTLFGQLAIFHLFVGGTVMTFDPIEYNSRTNEWAGLIAAGRSSLDVYPWILFVPLAAYLVLIMGFQLLARGLQALFNQKYTKPSRL; the protein is encoded by the coding sequence ATGAACAAAACGCTGCTGGCAGGATTGGTCCTCACAACCGCAATTATAGGCGCGGCCATTTTCGGCCCGTTTTTTATCCAGCATGAATTGGACGAGCCGTTGAAAATTCACTATGCAGTCGACAGCAGCGGAAAAGGAACGATCGTTGCGCCGCCGCTGGCTCCGGGCAAGGAGTACCCGCTTGGAACCGACTTTTACGGCTATGACCTTATGACCCGCATATTGGTTGGCGCCAAGTACACGATTTTCCTGGCCGTCTCGATCGCTTTTGCACGAGTGTTTTTCGGCGGAATCACAGGCATGCTGCTGGGCTATTTCGCCCAAAAGTCCGCTAAACGAAGAAAGCCGGCGACAGCCTGGAAGCTGCTGAATGGGATTCCGATTTTCTTGGTCGTTTGGCTGCTGCTGGCCGGATTGTCGATCAACTCCAGTCTCTCGCCGATTCTCTTATGCGTGGTGATGGGAATTGTGCTTGCTGCCATCGGGATTCCGTCGATCGTCATCTCGATCAAGGAAAAAACGGAGCTTATTCGAGAAAAGCCGTTCATCCTCGCCGCCCGGTCGATCGGTACGGGTCATCGGAAAATGATCGGCGCGCATCTCTTTCCCCATTTGAAGGACAGCTTCCTGATCCTGATCGTCCAGGAAGTCGTGCTGGTCTTGACTCTGTTCGGGCAATTGGCCATCTTCCATCTGTTCGTCGGAGGTACGGTCATGACCTTCGATCCGATCGAATACAACAGCCGCACCAACGAATGGGCCGGACTCATCGCGGCCGGACGGAGCAGCCTGGACGTCTACCCATGGATCCTGTTTGTGCCTCTCGCCGCTTACCTCGTCCTGATTATGGGATTCCAGCTGCTTGCCAGAGGACTTCAAGCCCTGTTCAATCAAAAATACACGAAGCCCTCCCGTCTTTAG